A single window of Streptomyces xanthii DNA harbors:
- a CDS encoding inositol monophosphatase family protein, with amino-acid sequence MIETITESIDDFLSRHVTDRLATDVERIVRAAAAAEITPRFRQLAAHEIEQKSAPHDLVTVADKRAEEYLTRELPALLPGSVVVGEEAVAADPTTYEALRGSAPVWIVDPVDGTRQFVHGDPGFCTLVALALDGVVLASWTYAPALGEMAVAVRGRGARLDGELLVAGSPAPGEDLRIATSHPDYTTDDQKRALLGLRADGFAPRPCGSAGLEYLAVARGALDATAFSWELAWDHAAGLLLVEEAGGAHLTGAGVPFAVTGGNVLPFTAARDAATARRVAGALSAGA; translated from the coding sequence ATGATCGAAACCATCACGGAAAGCATCGACGACTTTCTGTCCCGCCATGTCACCGACCGGCTCGCCACGGACGTCGAGCGCATCGTCCGCGCCGCGGCCGCCGCCGAGATCACCCCGCGCTTCCGGCAGCTCGCCGCCCACGAGATCGAGCAGAAGAGCGCCCCGCACGACCTCGTCACCGTCGCCGACAAGCGCGCCGAGGAGTACCTCACCCGCGAGCTGCCCGCCCTGCTGCCCGGCTCCGTCGTGGTCGGCGAGGAGGCCGTCGCCGCCGACCCGACGACGTACGAGGCGCTGCGCGGCTCCGCCCCCGTCTGGATCGTCGACCCCGTCGACGGCACCCGCCAGTTCGTCCACGGCGACCCCGGCTTCTGCACCCTCGTCGCCCTCGCCCTCGACGGTGTCGTCCTCGCCTCGTGGACGTACGCGCCGGCCCTCGGTGAGATGGCCGTCGCCGTCCGCGGCCGCGGCGCCCGGCTCGACGGCGAGCTGCTCGTCGCCGGTTCCCCGGCCCCCGGCGAGGACCTGCGCATCGCCACCTCGCACCCCGACTACACGACGGACGACCAGAAGCGCGCCCTGCTCGGCCTGCGCGCGGACGGCTTCGCGCCGCGCCCGTGCGGCTCGGCCGGCCTGGAGTACCTCGCGGTCGCCCGCGGCGCGCTCGACGCCACCGCGTTCAGTTGGGAGCTGGCCTGGGACCACGCCGCGGGGCTGCTCCTCGTCGAGGAGGCGGGCGGCGCCCACCTCACCGGCGCGGGCGTCCCCTTCGCCGTGACCGGCGGCAATGTGCTGCCCTTCACGGCGGCCCGGGACGCCGCCACCGCGCGGCGCGTGGCGGGAGCGCTCTCGGCCGGGGCCTGA
- a CDS encoding DUF4232 domain-containing protein: MTTRRLASLAAAALLLAGCDSAARPDTIEVAPSTRPCPDSGIRLTTGRTEAAAGLRALSVTLTNCGRTTVELNGYPRLTLLDADGEPVEHVTVLEGTDEITTGIRDNGPHRITVRPHAGAVTSLVWRNTYDDLTRPPVTAPHARIDPGLGRGTTTLTPYAPFDLGSTGKLGTTAWKPA, translated from the coding sequence ATGACGACCCGACGCCTCGCCTCGCTCGCCGCGGCAGCGCTGCTCCTGGCGGGCTGCGACAGCGCCGCACGGCCCGACACCATCGAGGTGGCGCCGAGCACCCGCCCCTGCCCCGACTCCGGCATCCGGCTGACCACGGGGCGCACCGAGGCGGCCGCGGGCCTGCGCGCCCTGAGCGTCACCCTCACCAACTGCGGCCGGACCACCGTCGAGCTGAACGGCTACCCGCGCCTGACCCTGCTCGACGCCGACGGCGAGCCCGTCGAGCACGTCACCGTCCTCGAAGGCACCGACGAGATCACCACCGGCATCCGCGACAACGGCCCGCACCGCATCACCGTGCGCCCCCACGCCGGCGCCGTCACCAGCCTCGTCTGGCGCAACACCTACGACGACCTGACCCGGCCCCCCGTCACCGCGCCCCACGCCAGGATCGACCCGGGCCTCGGCCGCGGCACGACCACGCTCACCCCGTACGCGCCCTTCGACCTCGGCAGCACCGGGAAGCTCGGTACCACCGCCTGGAAGCCCGCGTGA
- a CDS encoding cold-shock protein codes for MTAGRVVRFDGQRGYGFIAPDDGGEDVFLHVNDLLIPESYLRTGLKVEFEIEDGDRGPKASSVRLAEGATAPAPGRHTAAEGDDVLCDVLRVDEFTNEITELLLRAAPSLTGEQILAVRRELVQNGRKHGWVDS; via the coding sequence ATGACGGCCGGTCGAGTGGTGCGCTTCGACGGACAGCGCGGGTACGGGTTCATCGCGCCGGACGACGGCGGCGAGGACGTCTTCCTGCACGTGAACGATCTCCTCATCCCCGAGTCGTATCTGCGCACGGGCCTGAAGGTCGAGTTCGAGATCGAGGACGGCGACCGCGGCCCCAAGGCCTCGTCCGTGCGCCTCGCCGAGGGCGCGACCGCCCCGGCCCCGGGCCGGCACACGGCCGCCGAGGGCGACGACGTCCTGTGCGACGTGCTGCGCGTCGACGAGTTCACGAACGAGATCACCGAGCTGCTGCTGCGCGCGGCCCCCTCCCTCACCGGCGAGCAGATCCTCGCCGTGCGCCGCGAACTGGTGCAGAACGGCCGCAAGCACGGCTGGGTCGACAGCTGA
- a CDS encoding sensor histidine kinase: protein MARRPRLSARMKLTLSYAGFLAVAGALLMAVVWMYLLRYVPDKDKGLLGISPNRYLLVRIFFPRAAVAMGCLLVLGLVGGWLLAGRMLAPLTRITDAARTAGTGSLSHRIHMTDRQDEFRELADTFDAMLEQLESHVAEQQRFAANASHELRTPLAVTQTLLDVARRDPTRDREEVLARLQSVNTRAIDLTEALLLLSRSDRGHVTRERVDLSLVAEEAVETLLPLAEQRGTTLDVTGSPTRTDGSPELLLRMTTNLVQNAVVHNLPTGGTVTVHTAQDGDTSVLTVENTGRPVPADLLPTLTEPFQRGTERVRTGEHPGVGLGLAIVHSVVRAHDGTLDLTARPTGGLLVMVRLPIRSGIEKHGPHLPA, encoded by the coding sequence ATGGCTAGGCGCCCCCGACTCAGCGCCCGGATGAAGCTCACCCTGAGCTACGCCGGGTTCCTCGCCGTCGCGGGCGCCCTCCTGATGGCCGTGGTGTGGATGTACCTGCTGCGCTACGTCCCGGACAAGGACAAGGGCCTGCTCGGGATCTCGCCCAACCGCTACCTGCTCGTCCGCATCTTCTTCCCCCGGGCCGCCGTGGCGATGGGCTGCCTGCTCGTCCTGGGCCTCGTCGGCGGCTGGCTCCTCGCCGGACGGATGCTCGCACCGCTCACCAGGATCACCGACGCGGCACGCACCGCCGGGACCGGATCCCTGTCCCACCGCATTCACATGACGGACCGTCAGGACGAGTTCCGCGAACTCGCCGACACCTTCGACGCCATGCTCGAACAGCTCGAGTCGCACGTCGCCGAACAGCAGCGGTTCGCCGCGAACGCCTCGCACGAGCTGCGCACCCCGCTCGCCGTCACCCAGACCCTCCTCGACGTCGCCCGCCGCGACCCCACCCGGGACAGGGAGGAGGTCCTCGCGCGCCTGCAGTCCGTCAACACCCGCGCGATCGACCTCACCGAGGCCCTCCTGCTGCTCAGCCGCAGCGACCGTGGTCACGTCACCCGCGAACGTGTCGACCTCTCCCTCGTCGCCGAGGAGGCCGTCGAGACGCTGCTCCCGCTCGCCGAACAGCGCGGCACCACCCTCGACGTCACCGGCTCGCCGACCCGCACCGACGGCTCCCCGGAACTCCTGCTCCGCATGACGACGAACCTGGTCCAGAACGCGGTCGTGCACAACCTCCCCACCGGCGGCACCGTGACGGTCCACACCGCGCAGGACGGTGACACGAGCGTGCTGACGGTCGAGAACACCGGCCGCCCGGTCCCCGCGGATCTGCTGCCCACCCTCACCGAACCCTTCCAGCGCGGCACCGAACGCGTCCGCACCGGCGAACACCCCGGGGTCGGCCTCGGCCTCGCCATCGTGCACAGCGTCGTCCGCGCCCACGACGGCACCCTCGACCTCACCGCGCGCCCGACCGGCGGCCTCCTCGTCATGGTCCGGCTGCCGATCCGGTCAGGAATCGAGAAGCACGGACCACACCTGCCCGCCTAG
- a CDS encoding response regulator transcription factor, translating into MRVLIVEDEPYLAEAVRDGLRLEAIAADLAGDGDTALELLDVNAYDVAVLDRDIPGPSGDEIARRIVASGSGIPILMLTAADRIDDKASGFELGADDYLTKPFELRELVLRLRALDRRRAHSRPPVREIAGLRVDPFRREVFRDGRHVALTRKQFAVLEVLVTAEGGVVSAEELLERAWDEHADPLTNAVRITVSALRKRLGAPWVIATVPGVGYRIDTGGPGTGAGTGGTDG; encoded by the coding sequence ATGCGCGTACTGATCGTGGAGGACGAGCCCTACCTCGCCGAGGCCGTCCGGGACGGGCTGCGTCTGGAGGCGATCGCCGCCGACCTCGCGGGCGACGGGGACACCGCCCTCGAACTGCTCGACGTCAACGCCTACGACGTCGCAGTCCTGGACCGCGACATCCCCGGGCCCTCCGGCGACGAGATCGCCCGGCGCATCGTCGCCTCCGGCAGCGGCATCCCGATCCTCATGCTCACCGCCGCCGACCGCATCGACGACAAGGCCTCCGGATTCGAGCTCGGCGCCGACGACTACCTCACCAAGCCGTTCGAGCTGCGCGAACTGGTGCTGCGGCTGCGCGCCCTCGACCGCCGGCGCGCGCACTCCCGGCCACCCGTCCGGGAGATCGCGGGACTGCGCGTCGACCCGTTCCGCCGCGAGGTCTTCCGCGACGGGCGGCACGTCGCGCTCACCCGCAAACAGTTCGCCGTCCTCGAGGTCCTCGTCACCGCCGAGGGCGGTGTCGTCAGCGCCGAGGAACTCCTGGAGCGGGCCTGGGACGAGCACGCCGACCCGCTCACCAACGCCGTCCGCATCACCGTCTCCGCCCTGCGCAAACGGCTCGGCGCGCCCTGGGTCATCGCCACCGTGCCCGGCGTCGGCTACCGCATCGACACGGGCGGCCCCGGCACGGGCGCCGGCACCGGCGGCACCGATGGCTAG
- a CDS encoding O-acetyl-ADP-ribose deacetylase, producing MNTRDTRITLVRGDITEQEVDAVVNAANSSLLGGGGVDGAIHRKGGPEILADCRALRASHYGKGLPAGRAVATTAGRLPARWVIHTVGPRWSASEDRSAVLESCYRESLRVAGELGARSVAFPAISTGIYGWPLEDGARVAVTAVRDFLGAGRAGLDEVRFVVFDERAFEAFSAYVS from the coding sequence ATGAACACACGCGACACACGGATCACGCTCGTACGGGGCGACATCACCGAGCAGGAGGTCGACGCGGTCGTCAACGCGGCGAACTCCTCGCTGCTCGGAGGCGGCGGCGTCGACGGGGCCATCCACCGCAAGGGCGGGCCGGAGATCCTCGCGGACTGCCGCGCCCTGCGGGCCTCGCACTACGGGAAAGGACTGCCGGCCGGGCGGGCCGTCGCGACCACGGCGGGGCGGCTGCCGGCCCGCTGGGTCATCCACACGGTCGGTCCCCGCTGGTCCGCCTCGGAGGACCGGAGCGCGGTGCTGGAGTCCTGCTACCGGGAGTCGCTGCGGGTGGCCGGGGAGCTCGGGGCGCGGAGCGTGGCGTTCCCGGCGATCTCCACCGGCATCTACGGGTGGCCCCTGGAGGACGGGGCTCGGGTCGCCGTGACGGCGGTGCGGGACTTTCTGGGAGCCGGCAGGGCGGGGCTGGACGAGGTCCGGTTCGTGGTCTTCGACGAGCGGGCGTTCGAGGCGTTCTCGGCGTATGTGAGCTGA
- a CDS encoding VanZ family protein, whose protein sequence is MNHETTLSVPPSPGRVRRFLGPGLAVGVLAAVLVVLRGPLMMAAPACVAGRWQGCFGTFNGVVLMTLVLLPVALLVAWVLARRRRAAGVPDAWRISLAEVGMVHGTLPFLWMTLMPGGEVGVAPPRVSLVPLRDLVTMGPLGIGGNLLVLASLGFFAPMRWAAVATLPRILALGAGCSVLIETAQYVFRLDRVSSVDDVLVNAAGAVLAGLASRRLWRTRSAHTAAIRAAA, encoded by the coding sequence ATGAATCACGAGACGACTCTGAGCGTGCCGCCGTCGCCCGGCCGGGTCCGCAGGTTTCTGGGGCCCGGTCTCGCGGTCGGTGTGCTCGCCGCCGTGCTGGTCGTGCTGCGCGGGCCGCTGATGATGGCCGCCCCGGCGTGCGTGGCCGGGCGGTGGCAGGGCTGCTTCGGCACCTTCAACGGCGTGGTGCTCATGACGCTCGTGCTGTTGCCGGTGGCCCTGCTCGTCGCGTGGGTGCTCGCTCGGCGGCGCCGAGCGGCCGGGGTGCCCGACGCGTGGCGGATCTCGCTGGCCGAGGTGGGCATGGTGCACGGGACGCTGCCGTTCCTGTGGATGACCCTGATGCCGGGCGGCGAGGTCGGCGTCGCGCCGCCCCGGGTGAGCCTGGTGCCGCTGCGCGACCTCGTCACGATGGGACCGCTCGGCATCGGCGGCAACCTCCTGGTCCTCGCCTCGCTCGGCTTCTTCGCCCCGATGCGCTGGGCGGCCGTCGCGACCCTGCCGCGGATCCTCGCGCTCGGCGCCGGCTGCTCGGTCCTGATCGAGACCGCCCAGTACGTGTTCCGCCTCGACCGCGTGTCCTCCGTGGACGACGTCCTCGTCAACGCGGCGGGCGCCGTGCTCGCCGGCCTCGCCTCCCGCCGCCTGTGGCGCACCCGGAGCGCGCATACGGCGGCGATACGCGCCGCTGCTTAG
- a CDS encoding VOC family protein, with protein sequence MNSLAALTIEATDPASAATFLTSAFGLDPEQIRVRAAEAPSDGFRGFTLSLTAAQPADVDRLFEAALAAGATALKPAGKSFWGYGGVVRAPDGTIWKLASSAKKNTGPATGAIDDVVLLLGVEDVKASKQFYVEQGLAVAKSFGGKYVEFTAAPGTVKLALYKRSALAKDAGVPADGSGSHRVVLGGTGGPFTDPDGFAWETASLTAAP encoded by the coding sequence ATGAACTCCCTCGCAGCCCTCACCATCGAAGCGACCGACCCCGCGTCCGCCGCCACCTTCCTGACCAGCGCCTTCGGCCTCGACCCGGAGCAGATCCGGGTCCGCGCGGCCGAGGCCCCGAGCGACGGGTTCCGCGGCTTCACGCTGTCGCTGACCGCCGCCCAGCCCGCCGACGTCGACCGTCTCTTCGAGGCCGCCCTCGCCGCCGGCGCCACCGCGCTCAAGCCCGCCGGCAAGTCCTTCTGGGGCTACGGCGGCGTCGTCCGGGCCCCCGACGGCACCATCTGGAAGCTCGCCAGCTCGGCGAAGAAGAACACCGGACCCGCCACGGGCGCGATCGACGACGTCGTGCTCCTGCTCGGGGTCGAGGACGTCAAGGCCAGCAAGCAGTTCTACGTGGAACAGGGCCTCGCGGTGGCCAAGAGCTTCGGCGGCAAGTACGTCGAGTTCACCGCCGCGCCCGGCACCGTCAAGCTCGCCCTCTACAAGCGGTCCGCCCTCGCCAAGGACGCCGGGGTGCCCGCCGACGGCTCCGGCTCGCACCGCGTCGTGCTCGGCGGCACGGGCGGCCCGTTCACCGACCCCGACGGCTTCGCCTGGGAGACCGCCTCACTCACCGCGGCACCCTGA
- a CDS encoding gamma-glutamyltransferase family protein: protein MFTTRPTLQGTFGMVSSTHYLASQSAMAVLERGGNAYDAAVAAGFVLHVVEPHLNGPAGEVPIILAPAGGEVRVLCGQGVAPAGATVAHYRSLGLDLVPGTGPLAAAVPGAFDAWMLLLRDHGTMELADVLAYAIGYARDGHAPVERVGETVATVRELFETEWPSSAEIYLVDGAPPRPGELLRNPQLAATWQRLVEEAEEEAGGAGREARIEAARRLWREGFIAEALVRQAGRPTLDTSGARHTGTLTAADLASWEASYEAPATYDWRGWTLCKAAGWSQGPAFLQQLALLPPELPAYGSADWVHLLVEGCKLAMADREAWYGDAAEVPVDALLSDAYNTARRALVDPEKASYELRPGSPLGEEPRLSAHALAVASGAGEFDVPGVAGAGEPTVAKSPTSPVPGEPDVREDGLTRGDTCHLDIVDRWGNMVAATPSGGWLQSNPVVPELGFPLGTRLQMTWLEEGLPNSLTPGRRPRTTLTPSLALKDGVPVMAFGTPGGDQQDQWQVHFFLAVALRDRVRGGLDLQGAIDAPNWHNDSFPGSFFPRGMRPGSVTVESRTDAEVVAELRRRGHDVTVGDAWSEGRLCAVARDPRTGVLSAAANPRGMQGYAVGR from the coding sequence TTGTTCACGACCCGGCCGACTCTGCAGGGCACCTTCGGCATGGTGTCCTCCACGCACTATCTCGCCTCCCAGTCCGCGATGGCGGTCCTGGAGCGCGGGGGCAACGCGTACGACGCCGCGGTCGCCGCGGGCTTCGTGCTGCACGTCGTCGAGCCGCACCTGAACGGGCCCGCGGGCGAGGTGCCGATCATCCTCGCCCCGGCCGGCGGCGAGGTCCGTGTGCTGTGCGGACAGGGGGTCGCCCCGGCCGGCGCCACCGTCGCCCACTACCGCTCCCTCGGCCTCGACCTGGTCCCCGGCACCGGCCCCCTCGCGGCCGCCGTCCCCGGAGCCTTCGACGCCTGGATGCTGCTCCTGCGCGACCACGGGACCATGGAGCTCGCCGACGTCCTCGCGTACGCGATCGGATACGCGCGCGACGGCCACGCCCCCGTCGAGCGGGTCGGCGAGACCGTCGCGACGGTGCGCGAACTGTTCGAGACCGAATGGCCGTCCTCCGCCGAGATCTACCTCGTCGACGGCGCGCCCCCGCGCCCCGGCGAACTGCTGCGCAACCCGCAGCTCGCCGCCACCTGGCAGCGGCTCGTGGAAGAGGCCGAGGAGGAGGCGGGCGGAGCCGGACGCGAGGCCCGGATCGAGGCCGCCCGGCGCCTCTGGCGCGAGGGCTTCATCGCCGAGGCCCTGGTCCGGCAGGCGGGCCGCCCCACCCTGGACACCAGCGGCGCCCGCCACACCGGCACCCTCACCGCCGCCGACCTCGCCTCCTGGGAGGCGTCCTACGAGGCGCCCGCCACCTACGACTGGCGCGGCTGGACCCTGTGCAAGGCCGCCGGCTGGAGCCAGGGCCCGGCCTTCCTCCAGCAGCTCGCCCTGCTCCCGCCCGAACTGCCCGCGTACGGCTCGGCCGACTGGGTCCACCTGCTCGTCGAGGGCTGCAAGCTCGCGATGGCCGACCGCGAGGCCTGGTACGGGGACGCCGCCGAGGTCCCCGTCGACGCCCTCCTGTCCGACGCCTACAACACCGCCCGGCGCGCCCTCGTCGACCCGGAGAAGGCCTCGTACGAACTGCGCCCCGGCAGTCCGCTGGGGGAGGAGCCGCGGCTGAGCGCGCACGCCCTCGCGGTGGCCTCCGGAGCGGGCGAGTTCGACGTGCCGGGCGTCGCGGGCGCCGGCGAACCGACGGTCGCCAAGAGCCCGACGTCCCCGGTGCCGGGCGAGCCCGACGTGCGCGAGGACGGACTGACCCGCGGCGACACCTGCCACCTCGACATCGTCGACCGCTGGGGCAACATGGTCGCCGCGACCCCCTCCGGCGGCTGGCTCCAGTCCAACCCCGTCGTGCCCGAGCTCGGCTTCCCGCTCGGCACCCGGCTCCAGATGACCTGGCTGGAGGAGGGCCTGCCGAACTCGCTGACCCCGGGCCGCCGCCCCCGCACCACGCTCACCCCCTCGCTCGCCCTCAAGGACGGCGTCCCCGTCATGGCGTTCGGCACGCCCGGCGGCGACCAGCAGGACCAGTGGCAGGTGCACTTCTTCCTCGCGGTGGCGCTGCGCGACCGTGTGCGCGGAGGGCTCGACCTCCAGGGCGCGATCGACGCCCCGAACTGGCACAACGACTCCTTCCCCGGTTCCTTCTTCCCGCGCGGCATGCGCCCGGGATCGGTCACCGTCGAGTCCCGCACGGACGCGGAGGTCGTCGCCGAGCTGCGCCGGCGCGGCCACGACGTGACCGTCGGCGACGCCTGGTCCGAGGGCCGGCTGTGCGCCGTGGCCCGCGACCCGCGCACCGGAGTCCTGTCGGCCGCCGCGAACCCGCGCGGCATGCAGGGCTACGCCGTCGGACGCTGA
- a CDS encoding phytoene desaturase family protein, whose amino-acid sequence MFDAVVVGAGPNGLTAAVELARRGFSVALFEARDAIGGGARTEELTLPGFRHDPCSASHPLGINSPAFRAMPLDRYGLEWVHADLPMAHPFPDGTAAVLSRSVAETAASFGPRDAGPYRRLVEPLLHRWDTLVRDFMSLPLSSLPRDPVGLARFGVNGLLPASRLMRRFRDERAPALFSGLAAHTIAPLNGLATGGIGLVFALAAHARGWPVARGGSQAVSDALAAYLKDLGGEIHTGYEVKRLDDLPPARAYVFDTSPTALARIAGLGRYYDRFRYGASVFKVDYALDGPVPWTAKEARSAGTVQVGPYRSDIGRALREASGGERAPETPFLITVQSSLADPTRAPEGKHTFWAYGHVPNGWDGDLTDAIERQLERFAPGFRDLVLARATMGPPELAARNANYVGGDIAAGAAAGLQVLLRPKLSLSPYTTPHPAVFICSSSTPPGPGVHGMSGHNAAKAVWRRLRDRS is encoded by the coding sequence ATGTTCGATGCCGTCGTGGTGGGTGCGGGGCCGAACGGGCTGACCGCTGCCGTCGAACTGGCCAGGAGAGGCTTCTCCGTGGCGCTGTTCGAGGCGCGGGACGCGATCGGCGGCGGAGCGCGCACCGAGGAACTGACGCTCCCCGGCTTCCGCCACGACCCCTGCTCGGCCTCCCACCCCCTCGGCATCAACTCCCCGGCGTTCAGGGCGATGCCGCTGGACCGGTACGGCCTGGAGTGGGTGCATGCCGACCTGCCCATGGCGCACCCGTTCCCCGACGGCACCGCGGCCGTCCTGTCCCGTTCCGTCGCGGAGACCGCCGCCTCGTTCGGGCCGCGCGACGCGGGCCCGTACCGCCGCCTGGTCGAGCCGCTCCTGCACCGCTGGGACACCCTCGTACGGGACTTCATGTCGCTGCCGCTGAGTTCGCTGCCCCGCGACCCCGTCGGCCTCGCCCGCTTCGGGGTGAACGGACTGCTGCCCGCGAGCCGGCTCATGCGGCGCTTCCGCGACGAGCGGGCGCCCGCCCTCTTCTCCGGTCTCGCCGCGCACACCATCGCCCCGCTGAACGGCCTCGCGACCGGCGGCATCGGCCTCGTCTTCGCCCTCGCCGCGCACGCCCGGGGCTGGCCCGTCGCCCGCGGCGGTTCCCAGGCCGTGTCCGACGCGCTCGCCGCGTACCTGAAGGACCTCGGCGGCGAGATCCACACCGGCTACGAGGTCAAGCGGCTCGACGACCTGCCGCCGGCCCGTGCCTACGTCTTCGACACCTCGCCCACCGCCCTCGCGCGCATCGCGGGGCTCGGCCGCTACTACGACCGGTTCCGGTACGGGGCCAGCGTGTTCAAGGTGGACTACGCGCTCGACGGGCCGGTGCCGTGGACCGCGAAGGAGGCCCGGTCCGCGGGCACGGTCCAGGTCGGCCCGTACCGCTCCGACATCGGGCGGGCGCTGCGGGAGGCCTCCGGCGGGGAGCGGGCGCCCGAGACGCCGTTCCTCATCACCGTGCAGTCCAGCCTCGCCGACCCGACGCGGGCGCCCGAGGGCAAGCACACGTTCTGGGCGTACGGGCACGTGCCGAACGGGTGGGACGGGGACCTGACCGACGCGATCGAGCGCCAACTGGAGCGGTTCGCACCCGGGTTCAGGGATCTCGTGCTGGCCCGCGCGACCATGGGGCCGCCCGAGCTCGCCGCGCGCAACGCCAACTACGTGGGCGGGGACATCGCCGCCGGGGCCGCGGCCGGGCTCCAGGTCCTCCTGCGGCCCAAGCTGTCCCTCTCCCCGTACACGACCCCGCACCCGGCGGTCTTCATCTGCTCCTCGTCCACGCCGCCCGGCCCCGGCGTGCACGGCATGTCGGGGCACAACGCGGCGAAGGCCGTCTGGCGGAGACTGAGGGACCGGTCATGA
- a CDS encoding sigma-70 family RNA polymerase sigma factor, whose protein sequence is MTSPTTPTPPVSSGRPHARPGRKLGPIADSVGSAHRAWLEPVREAHLASGQTLGDLSLRVTLAKSKLSELLRGTGLYPRWEIVLSLAAVLDLPDWPLHRLWRQAALEAHKSPEWVERSGERTALTTSPAAQPLDHAAFCELVEQHYLRYARCFLDDRLSDLAVADSFAILWLCWNNALASPDTRRYGWDVVRATVMSRTHHLDGRPELGPAAFDTVALRAAETDESRESQLAETLRLFRAISHLPAHQQDVIVLRHLCGLSTRQTSALLGISLAAVRSDERHARRFLETHCPPTVEGNPSP, encoded by the coding sequence GTGACGAGCCCCACGACCCCGACCCCGCCGGTCTCGTCCGGTCGGCCCCACGCCCGGCCCGGGCGCAAGCTCGGGCCCATAGCCGACAGCGTCGGCAGCGCTCACCGTGCATGGCTGGAACCGGTTCGCGAGGCTCACCTCGCCAGCGGCCAGACCCTCGGCGACCTCAGCCTGCGCGTGACGCTGGCCAAGTCCAAGCTCTCCGAACTTCTGCGGGGCACCGGGCTCTACCCCCGCTGGGAGATCGTGCTGAGCCTGGCGGCTGTACTGGACTTGCCCGACTGGCCGTTGCACCGGCTCTGGCGGCAGGCGGCCCTGGAGGCGCACAAGAGCCCTGAATGGGTCGAGCGGTCCGGCGAGAGGACGGCCCTGACCACCTCACCCGCGGCCCAGCCCCTGGACCACGCCGCGTTCTGTGAGCTCGTCGAGCAGCACTATCTGCGGTACGCCCGCTGCTTCCTCGACGACCGGCTCAGCGATCTCGCGGTCGCCGACTCCTTCGCCATCCTCTGGCTGTGCTGGAACAACGCCCTCGCCAGCCCGGACACGCGGCGTTACGGCTGGGACGTCGTACGGGCCACCGTCATGTCCCGTACCCACCACCTGGACGGCAGGCCGGAACTCGGACCGGCCGCCTTCGACACCGTCGCGCTGCGGGCGGCGGAGACCGACGAGTCCAGAGAGTCCCAACTGGCCGAGACGCTGCGACTGTTCAGGGCGATCAGCCATCTCCCGGCCCACCAGCAGGACGTGATCGTCCTGCGGCACCTCTGCGGCCTGTCCACCCGGCAGACCTCGGCGCTGCTGGGCATCTCCCTCGCAGCCGTGAGGTCGGACGAACGTCACGCCCGCAGATTCCTGGAGACCCACTGCCCGCCGACTGTCGAAGGGAACCCTTCACCATGA